TCTACCATCGAAGCAAAAACTGGTTCCGACCCGGTAACCGCTCTTAAAGATGCATTAGAAAACATAAAACCCCAACTTGAGGTAAAAAGTCGCCGTGTTGGTGGCGCTACCTACCAGGTACCTATCGAAGTACGCCCTCGCCGGGGAAGCACCTTGGCCGTCCGTTGGCTAGTTACTTACGCCCGAGCACGCCGCGAACACACTATGGCTGAGCGCTTGGCAAACGAAATTATGGATGCCTCTAACAGTCTTGGCGCCTCGGTAAAACGCCGCGAAGACGTACACAAAATGGCTGAAGCCAACAAAGCTTTCGCCCACTATCGCTGGTAAACCCACCACGATTCATTCCATTGTTTCCGCTTGATGTTTTAAGCGAAAACACAGAAAGCAAACGACGAGCAAACAAATGGCTAAGCGACACCCTCTGAAAAAAACCCGCAACATCGGCATTATGGCCCACATTGACGCGGGAAAAACCACCACCACCGAACGTATTTTGTATTACACCGGCGTGAACTACAAAATTGGTGAAGTCCATGACGGCGCAGCCACCATGGACTGGATGGAACAAGAACAAGAGCGCGGTATCACCATCACCTCAGCGGCCACCAGCTGTTTCTGGGACGATCACCGAATTAACATCATCGACACTCCAGGCCACGTGGACTTCACCGTTGAAGTAGAGCGTTCGCTTCGGGTACTCGATGGCGCCGTTGCGGTATTCGACGGGGTAGCCGGCGTAGAACCACAAACCGAAACGGTGTGGCGTCAAGCTGACCGTTACAACGTGCCTCGTATGTGTTTTGTAAACAAGATGGACCGCACCGGTGCAGACTTCTACTTCGTACTGGACACCATTCGTGAACGCCTGAACTGCAACGCTGCGGTGCTGCAACTCCCCATCGGTGCCGAAACCGAATTTGCCGGAATCATCGACATTGTGGCCATGAATGCTTTGATCTGGCAAGGTGAAGATTTAGGCGCATCATGGGACGTAGTAGACATTCCTGAAGACATGGTGGAGATCGCCGAACAATATCGCACCGAACTTATTGACGTACTGGCCGAATTCGACGAAAACATTTTAGAAAAATTCGTGGGTGAAGAAGAAATCACTATAGAAGACGTCAAGAGCGCTGTACGTTCCGGCACGCTTGCGGGCGACTGCGTGCCGATCTTGACAGGCAGCGCTTTTAAGAACAAAGGGGTACAACCCTTGCTTGACGCCGTGGTTGATTACCTCCCTTCACCGTTAGACCTTCCCCCAGTAGAGGGCGTACACCCTCGCAGCGGTGACGAAATTAGTCGTGAAGTAACCGACGACGCACCGTTCTCTGCTTTGGCCTTCAAAATCATGACCGACCCTCACGTAGGCAAGCTCATTTACTTCCGGGCCTACAGCGGGGTGCTTGAAAAGGGCGGATTCGTGTTAAACGCCCGCACCGGGTCAAAAGAACGCATCGGCCGCATTTTGGAAATGCACGCCAACAACCGTGAAGACCGTGACGAAGTACGCGTTGGCGACATCGTGGCCGGCATTGGCTTAAAAAACACCCGCACCGGAGACACCCTCTGCGACCCCAGCAACCCCATCGTGTTGGAACAACTCGAGTTCCCAGCCCCCGTTATCCACGTAGCTGTTGAACCCCGATCAAAAGCCGACCAAGACAAAATGGGTAAAGCCCTTTTCTCTCTGGCCGAAGAAGACCCTACCTTCACGGTAAAAAGCGACGATGAAACCGGCCAGACCATTATTGGCGGTATGGGCGAACTTCACCTCGAGGTCCTGGTGGACCGCATGTTGCGTGAATTCCGGGTAGACGCCAACGTTGGTCGTCCTCAGGTTGCTTACCGCGAAACCATTACCCGCGCCGTAGAGAGCCATCGCTACACCCACAAAAAACAAACCGGTGGGTCAGGGCAGTTTGCTGAAATCATCGCCACCGTTGAACCGTGGTCACCCGGCGAAGAAGACGAAGACAAAGAACAGACCTACTTGTTCGAAAATAAAGTCACCGGTGGACGCATACCCAAGGAATACATCCCTTCCGTGGACCACGGCATCAGCGCCTCGCTGAACAACGGCACCCTGGCTGGGTTCCCCCTGTTGGGCCTTAAAGTAACTTTGGAAGACGGAAAGTCTCACGACGTGGACTCTTCGGAAATGGCTTTCAAGATCGCTGCACAATCATGGTTCCGGGAAGTAATTCCTCGTGCCAAACCAGTGCTGCTGGAGCCCATTATGGCTGTTGAAGTAGTAACTCCAGAGAATTACATGGGCGACGTGGTAGGCGATTTGAACTCTCGCCGCGGCCGTGTCGGCCAGATGGAAGCCCGAGGCGGCAACCAAGTAGTGACGGCACGGGTGCCATTGTCGGAAATGTTCGGCTACGCTACTGATCTGCGGTCCCGTACTCAGGGCCGTGCGACCTACACCATGCAATTTGACTCGTACCAACAAACCCCCGGGTCGGTGCAGGAAGAAATCGTGAGCCGCATCCGCGGTGAATGAAATTAGAAGTTTTGAAGCAACCCAGAGAAATATTGAGGAAAAGCAATGGCTAAGGCCCAGTTTGAACGTAACAAGCCGCACGTAAATGTTGGCACCATGGGGCACATCGACCATGGTAAAACCACCCTTACAGCAGCTATCACCAAGGTCCTTGCGGACCGTAACCCGGAATCAACTTCGTTCACCGAATTTGAGAACATTGACAAGGCTCCCGAAGAACGCGAGCGCGGCATCACCATCAACGTGTCCCACGTTGAATACGAAACCGACGAGCGTCACTACGCTCACGTCGATATGCCTGGTCACGCTGACTACATCAAGAACATGATCACCGGTGCCGCTCAGGTAGACGGTGCCATCTTGGTGGTATCCGCAGCTGACGGCCCCATGCCACAGACCCGTGAACACGTGTTGCTGGCTCGCCAAGTTGGTGTGCCTCACATTGTGGTTGCCCTTAACAAGTGCGACATGGTTGATGACGATGAGCTCATCGAGTTGGTAGAGATGGAAGTTCGCGAACTTCTTGACGAATACGACTTCCCCGGTGACGACACCCCGATCTGTCAGGTATCTGCTTTGAAGGCTTTGGAAGGCGATGCCGATGCGGCAGAAGCCATCGTGGCTTTGATGGCAGAAGTTGATGCTTTCATTCCGACCCCGGAACGTGACGTTGACTTGCCTTTCTTGATGCCTATCGAAGATGTGTTCTCCATTACCGGCCGCGGCACCGTGGTGACCGGTCGTATTGAACAAGGTATTTTGAACACCGGTGACAAAATTGAAATCATCGGCCTCAAAGACACCACCGAAACCACCTGTACTGGTGTGGAAATGTTCCGCAAGATTCTTGACGAAGGCCAAGCTGGCGACAACATCGGCGCCTT
The window above is part of the Acidimicrobiia bacterium genome. Proteins encoded here:
- the rpsG gene encoding 30S ribosomal protein S7, which gives rise to MPRKGPAVRRELTPDPVYRSTVVTQLVNKVLLSGKRSTAERIVYEALSTIEAKTGSDPVTALKDALENIKPQLEVKSRRVGGATYQVPIEVRPRRGSTLAVRWLVTYARARREHTMAERLANEIMDASNSLGASVKRREDVHKMAEANKAFAHYRW
- the fusA gene encoding elongation factor G, whose translation is MAKRHPLKKTRNIGIMAHIDAGKTTTTERILYYTGVNYKIGEVHDGAATMDWMEQEQERGITITSAATSCFWDDHRINIIDTPGHVDFTVEVERSLRVLDGAVAVFDGVAGVEPQTETVWRQADRYNVPRMCFVNKMDRTGADFYFVLDTIRERLNCNAAVLQLPIGAETEFAGIIDIVAMNALIWQGEDLGASWDVVDIPEDMVEIAEQYRTELIDVLAEFDENILEKFVGEEEITIEDVKSAVRSGTLAGDCVPILTGSAFKNKGVQPLLDAVVDYLPSPLDLPPVEGVHPRSGDEISREVTDDAPFSALAFKIMTDPHVGKLIYFRAYSGVLEKGGFVLNARTGSKERIGRILEMHANNREDRDEVRVGDIVAGIGLKNTRTGDTLCDPSNPIVLEQLEFPAPVIHVAVEPRSKADQDKMGKALFSLAEEDPTFTVKSDDETGQTIIGGMGELHLEVLVDRMLREFRVDANVGRPQVAYRETITRAVESHRYTHKKQTGGSGQFAEIIATVEPWSPGEEDEDKEQTYLFENKVTGGRIPKEYIPSVDHGISASLNNGTLAGFPLLGLKVTLEDGKSHDVDSSEMAFKIAAQSWFREVIPRAKPVLLEPIMAVEVVTPENYMGDVVGDLNSRRGRVGQMEARGGNQVVTARVPLSEMFGYATDLRSRTQGRATYTMQFDSYQQTPGSVQEEIVSRIRGE
- the tuf gene encoding elongation factor Tu is translated as MAKAQFERNKPHVNVGTMGHIDHGKTTLTAAITKVLADRNPESTSFTEFENIDKAPEERERGITINVSHVEYETDERHYAHVDMPGHADYIKNMITGAAQVDGAILVVSAADGPMPQTREHVLLARQVGVPHIVVALNKCDMVDDDELIELVEMEVRELLDEYDFPGDDTPICQVSALKALEGDADAAEAIVALMAEVDAFIPTPERDVDLPFLMPIEDVFSITGRGTVVTGRIEQGILNTGDKIEIIGLKDTTETTCTGVEMFRKILDEGQAGDNIGALLRGVEKEDVQRGQVLAKPGSITPHTDFDAEVYVLTTKEGGRHKPFFSNYRPQFYFRTTDVTGTIVLPEGTEMCMPGDNTTMHVELIAPIAMDEGLRFAIREGGRTVGAGAVTKITK